In a single window of the Neoarius graeffei isolate fNeoGra1 chromosome 28, fNeoGra1.pri, whole genome shotgun sequence genome:
- the ube2g1a gene encoding ubiquitin-conjugating enzyme E2 G1a, protein MTEPQSALLLRRQLAELNKNPVEGFSAGLIDDNDLYRWEVLIIGPPDTLYEGGVFKAHLTFPKDYPLRPPKMKFITEIWHPNVDKNGDVCISILHEPGEDKYGYEKPEERWLPIHTVETIMISVISMLADPNGDSPANVDAAKEWREDRHGEFKRKVARCVRKSQETAFD, encoded by the exons AATTGAATAAAAATCCAGTGGAAGGCTTTTCTGCAGGACTGATAGACGATAATGACCTCTACAGATGGGAAGTGCTAATAATTGGTCCTCCTGATACACTCTA TGAAGGTGGAGTGTTCAAAGCCCATCTCACATTTCCCAAAGACTATCCTCTCAGGCCTCCCAAAATGAAATTCATCACAGAAATATGGCACCCAAATG TTGACAAGAACGGTGATGTTTGTATTTCTATTTTGCACGAGCCGGGGGAGGACAAGTACGGCTACGAAAAGCCAGAGGAACGTTGGCTTCCCATCCACACAGTGGAGACCATCATGATTAGTGTCATCTCCATGCTAGCTGATCCTAATGGAGACTCTCCTGCCAACGTGGATGCAGCA AAAGAGTGGAGGGAAGACCGACATGGTGAATTCAAGAGGAAAGTTGCCCGTTGTGTACGAAAGAGCCAAGAGACAGCCTTTGACTGA